In the Danio rerio strain Tuebingen ecotype United States chromosome 8, GRCz12tu, whole genome shotgun sequence genome, one interval contains:
- the LOC141375757 gene encoding E3 ubiquitin-protein ligase RBBP6-like encodes MSCVHYRFQSRLTYDSLQFEGLNISAGELKRQIMRSKRLKFCQLKISNAQTDEEYTDDALIPKNTSVIIRRIPAAGLKSSNRRFVG; translated from the exons atgtcttgtgttcactacaggttccagagtcgactcacctacgactcgctccagtttgaaggcctcaacatcagcgcgggggagctgaagcggcagatcatgaggagcaagaggctgaagttctgccagctgaagatcagcaacgcccagactgatgaag aatacacagatgatgctctcatccctaaaaacacgtcggtcatcatcagacggatccctgcggcgggactgaagtcctcaaacagaagatttgttgggtaa
- the LOC141375754 gene encoding E3 ubiquitin-protein ligase RBBP6-like: protein MYQSSLCYYSSSEAMRLLGIPGHHIRHCPTNVGSRSAPHKRIRKSTGIPRSFLLEVDDPDRKGVMIDGSGRYVIPIIDAEAYAAEKRKRPSFSCQTEPLPSSSSAGAASSVRDAGGKRSRSPSSPETRGDQKRPRR from the exons atgtaccagtccagcctgtgctactactccagcag tgaggccatgaggctgcttgggatcccgggacaccacattaggcactgccccactaatgtg ggcagccgctccgcgccgcacaagcgcatccggaagagcacagggattccccgcagcttcctgttggaggtggacgacccagaccgaaagggagtcatgatagacggcagcggccgatacgtcattcccatcatagacgc tgaggcctatgctgctgagaagagaaagaggccgtccttctcctgccagaccgagcctttgccctcctcgtcctcagcaggtgcggcatcttcggtccgggacgccggagggaaacggtcccgctccccatcttcaccagagacgcgcggcgaccagaagagaccacgtcgctga